A genomic stretch from Lathyrus oleraceus cultivar Zhongwan6 chromosome 2, CAAS_Psat_ZW6_1.0, whole genome shotgun sequence includes:
- the LOC127121271 gene encoding cyclin-D4-2 translates to MAPSFDFASLLCTEDISFFDENDFGGSMEVLEESCQVEYDPPNLHETQQFDESIGSVPPLLSDESLEALVEKECLHMPASDYVSRLKIGDLDLEGRMEAIEWIQKVGMHFGFGPLCVYLAVNFMDRFLAAVDMLKDKIWSIQLLAVASLYLAAKIDETVVPRSLDMKMNEEKYLFDNKTILKMELMILTTLNWRMQSITPFSFIDYFLNKLSNDPVPTEDSFSQSFQLIMRTIRGLDFIQFKPSEIAAAVAVTLSAEGENQTIEIDKSVSLLTQYVEKEKVMKCIEMFQQLTSSGSASEEDSITTTNAPESVGFSIGELDSLCLSNINATTSSSLANSSSNTNSPEAKRIKHNKTYEEA, encoded by the exons ATGGCACCTAGTTTTGATTTTGCAAGTCTTCTCTGTACTGAAGACATAAGtttttttgatgaaaatgattttGGGGGTTCAATGGAGGTTTTAGAGGAATCATGTCAAGTTGAATATGATCCTCCAAACCTTCATGAAACTCAGCAATTCGATGAATCAATTGGGTCGGTTCCACCATTGCTGAGTGATGAGAGTTTGGAGGCTTTGGTTGAAAAAGAATGCCTTCACATGCCTGCTAGTGATTATGTCAGTAGGTTGAAAATTGGGGATTTGGATTTGGAGGGTAGAATGGAAGCCATTGAATGGATTCAAAAG GTTGGAATGCATTTTGGTTTTGGGCCTCTATGTGTGTATCTAGCTGTGAACTTCATGGATCGCTTCCTTGCTGCGGTTGATATGCTA AAGGATAAAATATGGTCGATTCAACTCTTGGCTGTGGCTTCCTTGTATCTTGCAGCCAAAATTGATGAGACGGTAGTTCCTCGGTCTCTTGATATGAAG ATGAATGAAGAGAAGTATTTATTTGATAACAAAACAATACTTAAGATGGAGCTAATGATACTGACCACATTGAATTGGAGAATGCAATCAATCACACCTTTCTCCTTCATTGACTACTTCCTTAACAAGCTCAGCAATGATCCAGTTCCAACAGAAGATTCATTCTCGCAATCTTTCCAACTTATTATGAGGACTATAAGAG GACTCGACTTCATTCAATTCAAGCCATCAGAAATTGCAGCAGCTGTTGCAGTAACATTATCCGCAGAAGGAGAAAACCAAACCATTGAAATTGATAAATCAGTTTCCCTTCTGACTCAATATGTAGAAAAG GAGAAAGTAATGAAGTGTATTGAAATGTTTCAACAGCTGACATCATCAGGAAGTGCTTCCGAAGAAGATAGTATTACTACTACAAATGCTCCTGAGTCTGTTGGATTCTCTATAGGAGAGTTGGATTCTCTATGCCTCAGCAACATAAATGCTACTACTTCATCATCACTTGCAAATTCTTCAAGTAATACTAATAGCCCTGAAGCCAAACGCATCAAACATAACAAAACCTATGAAGAAGCATAA